The sequence below is a genomic window from Qipengyuania flava.
CGGGTTATCGCTCGCTGCAAGTGCAGCGATCCGCCGCCCGAACCGCCAGCTGCGGATGCGCTCACGCAAGGCCGCCCGCCAGATTGCGTTTGAGCGAGTCGAGACCGGCGGCAATCACCTGGAAGGCGTCCTTCAGATAGTCCCGTTCCAATGGGGAAAGGGCGGAGGGGGCAAGGGCATTATCGGGCTCTTCACCCCGGCGCACCTGCGCCGCATGATGTGCGATGCGCAGTTCGTTGACGAGCAGGAAGGCGTCCTTGAGACTCTCGGCGTCGCCGCGCGCCATGCGGCCTGCTTCCGCCAGCGCCTCCAGCCGCTCGGTGGTTCCGATCGCGCCGAGCCCTTCGGACAGCGCGAAGGTACGAGCGATGTCGATGACCGGCAGGATGGCCTGTGCCTTGGCGTCGAACACCTTGCGGCCGCTCTCCGATTTTTCGAGCACGAGGTTGCGAAAGAAACCCAGCGGGACCTTGCTGCGCTGCGCATCGCGGGCAAGGAAGCTCACGAACAGGCCCGAGGCCTGCGTGCGTTCGACCACCTCCTTGTGGAGCGTGCCGACCAGCGCGGCGTCGCCATGGAGCGGGCGCATGTCGAAATAGATCGTCGCGCGAAGGACGCGGTCCTCGTCCGGATTGGCGATCCAGCGCGCATAACGATCGCGCCATTCGCCAAGCGTCAGGCGCTGCTCGGGGTTCTTGGCCATGATCCCGCCCTTGCAATAGACGAAGCCGCACTGGTCGAGCAGGTCCGAGATGCGGGTGCCGAGCCGCTCGAAATAGGCCCGTCCTTCGTCATCGACGCTGTCGTCGATGACGAGCCCGTTATCCTGATCGGAGCCGACCAGCTGTTCGCCGCGCGCGAGCGAGCCGAAGGCGACCAGCGTGTAGGGGACGGGCGGCGGGCCAAATTCCGTCTCGGCGAGTTCGGCCGCCCTGCGGTGAACCGCTTCGCCCAGTGCCGAGGTGAACCGCATGACATGTTCGGCATGAAAGCCCCCGGCTTCCATTCGTGCAAGCCCCTCCGGAATCTGCTGTGCTGCGGCAATCAGCGCTTCGGGCGTCGCGGCCTTGGCGACAAGCATGCCGGTATCGATAGCGCTGTCGCCAAGGTGGGCGAGGATATCGGTCGCGCTGAGGATGGCCACCAGCTCGCCGGCGCCTCCGCGGACAGGGATATGCCGGAACCCGCCTGCAGCCATCAGCGCCATCGCCTCTGCCGCGGTGGCCTGCGTGGGAAGGGTGCGCGGGTCGCTCGTCATGACCTCGGCGATTGGCGTGTCGAAGGGACGCTGCGCGGCCACCACTCGCGTGCGCAGGTCCTTATCGGTGAAGATGCCCACGAGCCGGCCCTCGTCGCACACCGCCAGCGTGCTCACGTCGCGCGCGCTCATAAGCGCTGCCGCTTCCGCGACGCTGAGGTCGGGGCCGCAGGACACCGGTTGCTTGTGCGTAAGCAGGGCATCGATGGTGGCGTGCTGCAGCGCGCTCGACCGGTTCGCCCGCAGGTCGCGTACGGCGCTGCGAATGCGTTCGTTCTCGCTCTCGTTGAAATAGTCCGCGACCGCCGGGCAGGCTTCGCGCAAGCGATGGAATTCTTCAGCGGGTAGGCAGTACAGCAGTGTGTCCTCGAGCGCGCGCGTCGTGTTGCGCACTTCGCCGCCGCGCAGCAGCGAGGGATAGGCAAAGCAGCCCCCCTGGCCGAGGCGCATGGTCAGTTCCTCGCCCGCCAGCCGGAGCTCGACTGCGCCGCTGCGCAGCACGAACAGCTGCTCGTTGCGTGTGCCGGCCTCGAGTATGGTCTCGCCTGCGCGCGCATAGCGCACCGTCACCTGCCGCGCAGCGCGCGCCACCTCGTCCTCGCCGAGCCGGTCGAAGGGCGCGGAGGCGGCGAGAAAGGCGCGGATCTGGCTGAGTTCATTCGCCATACGGCGAACCTAGCAGCGAAGCGGCGTATTGGCTGCCCGACATTGGTCGCAGGCCCATAGGCCCCATTCTCCCGGTTGACCGCGCAGCCGGACCGCGTAAGGGACAGCGAAGATCGCCGCGCCGGACAATGGCGCGCGATCGATGTGCAGGCGGGTGTAGCTCAATGGTAGAGCAGCAGCTTCCCAAGCTGACGACGAGGGTTCGATTCCCTTCACCCGCTCCAGCCTGTCTTCTTTAATTCAGACCGCCGAACTGAACCGGCGCGCCGATTGCGTGCGGTAGGGATCGAACAGCGCGGCAATGGTGCGCGCATAGGGCAGGCCTTCTGGCAGGACCGTGAGCCATTCCTCATCGAGCGAGGCCAGCCCCCGTTCGAGGAACGGCGCAAGGCGCGGCTTCACGCTCGCAAGCAGTTTCCCGCCAACCCGTGCGCGTCCATCGCACAGCAGCCGCTCGATCACCGCGCCGCGGTAGCGATCGTCCGGTGTGCGCGCGATCCCGCGATTCACGGGGGACAGGCCTTGCGATGCCAGCATGCGGTAGCGGCCCGAGTTCTTCTCGTTTTGTGCAAGGAGGCCGGGAAAGCTGCTGATGGCCGATGCCCCAAGGCCCAGCAGGACCGGGCTCTGGTCGTCGGTGAATCCCTGGAAATTGCGTCTTAGCGTGCCGGCGAGCGCGGCCTTGGCCAGCGGGTCGCCCCCGGGCTTGGCAAAATGGTCGAAACCCACGGGCGCATAGCCATGGGTGACAAGATAGCTGTAGCCGAAGGATGCCATGGCGAAGCGCTCGTCCTGTCCGGGCAAGGCGCTGTCGTCGATCGCGCGCTGGCGCGGCACGATATGCGGGACATGCGCGTAGCCGAACAGCGCGATCCGGTCCGCGCCCAGCACCCGTGTGCGCTGCAGCGTGTCGCGCAGGTCGGCTCGCGTTTGACCGGGAAGACCGTACATCAGGTCGAAGTTGAGCGAGGTGACGCCCGAACCGCGCAGCCAATCGACCGTCCGGACGATCAGGTCCTCCCCCTGCTCACGCCCGATCGCCTTTTGACAGTGTTCGGCAAAGGTCTGGACGCCGAGGCTGGCGCGGGTGATGCCGACGGCCGCGATGGCCTGGGCCCAATCCTCGTCCATCGTGCGCGGATCGAGCTCGATGGAGAATTCCGGGTCGACGAGGTCGAAATGGACTGTCAGCGCATCGACCAGCCGGACGAAGTCGACTGGCGAAATCGCGTTGGGGCTCCCGCCGCCAAAGGCAATGCGGCGAATGCGCGCGCCTGCTGGCAAGAGGCCGCCGACCAGTTCGATCTCGCGGTGCAGGGCGGCAAGGTAGGAATCGAGCCGCTGGCGCCGGTTGGCGCGTCCCGTGTTGCAGCCGCAGTAGAAGCAGATCTTCTCGCAGAACGGAATGTGGAGGTAGAGCGATACGTCGCCCTCCACCGAATCCATCGCCTCGAAATAGCGCGCGGGGGTCAGGTCGCCGAACTCGGCGGCGGTCGGAAAGCTCGTGTACCGCGGGACCGGGGTTGCGAGCAGGTCGGGATGATAGGGCCACATGGCCAGCGTCATGCATCGGCGGGCGAGGGGCGTCCTTGCGCTGGATCAAAGCGTTTGCGGCAATTGCCGGCGTGGCAGCCTTTCGTGCGGCAAGGCTCGGCAGGCGCGTCGTCCTTCCGGGGCAGATCGATGGTGATCGTGCGGGTCACGCCATCCGGCCCGCACAGCAGGGCCGTGACGCTCGTCCCCGCTGTCGGCAGAGGCCCCACGATCATCGGCAGGAGCGCGGCAAGGGCAATGTGTGCGGCGCTCATGCCGGCTCGTCCTCGTCATCGTCGATCAGGATGCGCTGGGCGGCCCCGTCGAGATCCTCGAACTGTCCGCTGCGCATCGCCCAGAAGAACACCGCCAGCCCGAAAGCGCCCATGCCGAGCGCGATGGGGATGAGGAAGGCGAGCCCGCTCATCGCGCAGCCCGGGCAAGGCGCAGCGAATTGGCGACCACCACCAGCGAGCTCAGAGACATGGCGACGGCAGCGATCAGCGGCGTGACCATGCCGGCCAGCGCGAGCGGCACGGCGCAGACGTTGTAGATGACCGCGAAACCGAAGTTTTGCCGAACAATCGCCATGGTCTTGCGGGCAATGCGAATGGCAAGCGATACGGGGGCAAGCGCCTCGCCCACGAAGACGGCATCGGCCGCCTGCTGGCTCGCGTCGCTGGCCGTGCCGGGGGCAATCGATGCGTGGGCAGCGGCGAGTGCGGGCCCGTCGTTCAGACCGTCGCCGACCATGAGCGGCTTGTGACCGGCGGCCTTCAGTGCTTCGAGCCGGGCCAGTTTTGTCGCCGGGCTTGCATCGCCTTCGCCGGGGATGGCGAGGGTGCGGCAGGCCGCCTCGACCGCCGGTGCACGGTCGCCCGAAAGCACGCGCGCCGCTACGCCCTGGCCTTCGAGCGCGCGAAGCGTCTCGGCAGCGTCACGGCGCAGGGGGTCCGAAAATCCGATGATCCAGGTTTGCGAGCCGATGCGCAGCTGTGTGGCGAGCGTGTCCGTTGCGGTGGCTGCGCGCTCCAGCGCTACGGTGTCACCGTACCACAGGCCGCGCAGGCCCTCGCCGCTGGTTTCGCGGATGGAATCGACCTGCGCCGGAGTAACACCGGCTCCTGCGAGGCTTGCGGCCAGGCCGCGGCTCAAGGGATGGCGGCTCGACTGGGCGAGGGCGAGCGCGACAGGGCGGGCATCTTCGGGAAGCCCGTCGATTTCGGCGCGCGGTTCGCCCAGCGTCAGCGTGCCGGTCTTGTCGAACAATGCGGTGTCGACTTCGGCAAGGCGTTCCAGCGCGCTGCCATCCTTGACCAGCAGGCCCCGGCGGATGAGCGCACCCGAAGCGACGACCTGGGCGGCGGGCACGGCTAGCCCGATGGCGCAGGGGCAGGTGATGATCAGCACCGCGATCGCGATGACGAGCGATTGGTGCCAGCCCGCGCCTGCGATCATCCAGCCTGCAAACGCAAGTGCGGCAAGGCTGTGAACTGCCGGTGCGTAGGCGCGCGAGACACGGTCGGCGATACGGACATAGCTGCTGCGCGATTGGCCCGCCTCGTCCATCAGACGCGCGATTTCCGCGAGCGCCGTGTCGCCTTCGACTGCGGTCACGCTGACCTGCAGCGGCGATGTGAGATTGATCGCTCCGGCGTGCACCGTGTCGCCCACACCCACGGCGACTGGCGTGCTCTCACCCGTCAGCATGGCGTTGTCGAGCGCGCCGGTGCCCTCGATCACCTCGCCATCGGCGGCCAGCGCTTCGCCTGCGGCGACCAGCATGACCATGCCCGGCTCAAGTTCGCTGGCCGCGCGGCGCTCGGTCGTGCCATCGGCCTTCAGAACCTGCGCGCTCTTGCCCATGCGGCTCAGCAACGCCCCGATCCCGGCGCGCGTGCGGTTGCGCATGGTCGCATCGAGCGCCCGCCCCGCAAGCAGGAAGAACAGCAGCATGACCGCACTCTCGAAATAGGCGTGCTCGCCCCCGGTCAGCGTTTCGTAGAAGGACAGGGCGGTCGCCAGCAGCACCCCGATCGATATCGGCACGTCCATGTTTGTGCGGCGATAGCGCAGGGCCATGGCCGCGCTCGCAAAGAAGGGGCGGCCCGAATAGGCGATAACCGGCAAGGCGATCAGCGCCGAAAGCCAGTGAAACAGTTCGCGGGTGACGCCGCCCGCGCCCGACCAAACGGCAACCGAGAGCAGCATGATGTTCATCATGCCGAAGCCGGCCACGGCCAGCGCGCGCAGCAGCTGCTTTGCGTCGCGATCGTCCTGTCCGAGCGGGTTGGCAGCCACTGGCTGCGCTTCGAAGCCGAGCTGGCGCAAGGCGACGACGAGGTCGCCTTCGTCCAGGCTTGCTGCGTGACGCACCGCGACGCGCTTGGCGGAGAAGTTGACGCGCGCCGTCTCGACACCTTCTATCGCACCGAGCCCGCGTTCGATCTTCGCAATGCAGCCTGCGCAGCGCATGCCCGGCACGGTCAGCCGGGTGTCGCGTATCTCCTCGCGCTGGGGCGTTTCGATAGCGGTGTGTGCGGTCATCCCACCGGCCTCTCGATCCGCATTTCGCGTGCGCCGTCGGTCAGCGTGATCCGGGCAAGCCAGCGGCCTTCGGGAATGCGCTGGGTGCTCAGCAGCCGCCCGCCTTCGTCGAGCACGATGGCGAGCGAGACGGTTTCATCGCTGCCAAGGGGGCGGCGTAGCTCAGCCGTGCCCGAGATGTGATCGGGCGTGCCCTGCGTCACAACTTCCAGCCGCCCGTCGCCGCTGCGACCGACCTCGGCTTTCCAGCCCAGCCGGTTCTGGCGTTCGGCCGCGTCGAGATAGTCGTTGAAACGCTGGCTCTCGACATAGGTGTTCTCGACCAACACCCCGCCAAAACTGCCGACAGCGCGGCTGGCCATGAAGAAATTGACCGCCGCGACCGTGCCGAAGAAGGCGATCATGAGGGCGGCGAAATGCCATCCGGTGAAGCGCGTCGTCATGTCCTAGTCCTCCGGCGCGTCGAAGCGCGTTTCGCTGCGGTCGGCCTCGGGCTGCCGGTCGCTTGTTGTGAGTGTGAAGGCGAAGTCCTGCTGGCGCGTCCCCGCAGGGGCGGCGACGTAGGCGCGCACTGTGCGGGTCTCGTCGGCGGGTACTTCGAGCGTATGGCGGCGCGCGGCTTCGGTGAGGGGGATGGTGTCGGTCCAGATCCGCCCGCCCTCGAGCCCTTCGATGGCCAGCTCCATGGTGCGCGGTGTCTGGGTCATGTTGCGCAGCTTGAGCGTGTAGGAATTGCGCACCGACCCGTCGCTCAGCAGCATGAAGGGCGGGTTGCGATCGGGCGAGACCGTCAGGTCGAGCCGCGTGCGCGTGCCGAGCGCAAAGAGCAGGGCGAGGCCGATGGCCGACCACACGCCGAGATAGACCAGCGTGCGCGGCCGCAGCAGTGCCTTCCACGCCGGCCGGGCATGCCCGCCAGCTGCCTCGCGCTCGCAATCCTCGAGCGTTGCGTAGTCGATCAGGCCGCGCGGTCGGCCGATGTCCTTCATAACCCGGTCGCAGGCGTCGATGCACAGCGCGCAAGTGATGCAGCCGATCTGCGGCCCTTCGCGAATGTCGATACCCGTCGGGCAGACCTGCACGCATTCGGTGCAGTCGATGCAGTCACCATACCGGCCCGGGTTTTTCTGCGCCTTCTTCACGCTGCCGCGCGGTTCGCCGCGCCAGTCCTTGTAGGTGACCATCAGCGAATGCTCGTCCATCATCGCTGTCTGGATACGCGGCCAGGGGCACATGTAGATGCACACCTGCTCGCGCATGAACCCGCCGAGCGTGAACGTCGTGGCAGTCAAAATGGCCACGGTCGCGTAGGCGATCGGATCGGCCTGGAGCGTGAAGAAATCGCGGAAGAGCGTCGGCGCATCGGCGAAATAGAGAATCCACGCGCCGCCGGTTGCAAAGGCGATCAGCAGGTAGATCAGCCACTTGAACCCGCGCCGGGCGATCTTGGCCGGTCCCCAGGGCGCCTTGTCGAGCCGGGCGCGGGCGTTGCGGTCGCCGTCGATCAGGCGGTCGATGTGCTGGTAGAGATCGGTCCACACCGTCTGTGGGCAGGCGTAGCCGCACCACGCACGGCCGACCGCGCTGGTGACGAGGAACAGGCCGATCCCCGCCATAATGAGCAGGCCCGCTACGAAGTAGAACTCGTGCGGCCAGATCTCGATGCCGAACATGAAGAAGCGGCGGTTGGCAAGGTCGACCAGCACCGCCTGGTCGGGTGCATAGGGCCCTCGGTCCCAGCGGATCCAGGGGGTCAGGTAGTAGATCCCCAGCGTGACCAGCATGACCAGCCACTTGAAGCGCCGGAAAGGCCCGTCGATGCGCTTGTTGTGGACCTGCTTGCGCTTCTCGTAGAGCTTCTCGGGCAGATGCGTGCGAGGCGGCTCGTGCGGCTCGTGGCGCCGGGTTGCGGCACCCGGCGATGCCACCGCGCTCGACACGGGCGCGTTGGTCTTGGCGATGCCATCCTCGACGACGACCGACCAGTCGCGGCCGTCGCCGGGCTTGCCGCCAGGTCCGGGGCCGGGGGCGTCAGGGTTGCTCATCGACTTCGGCGGCCGGCTCTTCTTCCGGCAGCTCCACGAAGTCTTCCCCGCCCCCCAGCGAGTGGACATAGACGGTCAGCATCTTGATCGTCACCGGATCGAGGCGGTCCTTCCACCCGGGCATCGCGCCCATCTTGGGGTTCAGGATCTGCGCCCGGATCGCGTCTGCGCTGCCGCCACGCAGCCAGATCGCATCGTTAAGGCGCGGGGCGCCCAGCGTCCGGTCGCCTTCACCCACCGGTCCGTGGCAGATGGCGCAATTGTCGGCATAGGCCTGCGCGCCAATCGGGTCGGGATCGGCCCGGCCGCTCAGCGACTGGACGTGCTGGACGAGGCTGGCGAGCTGATCGCGGTCGAACATGCCTTCGAAAGCGGGCATGGCGCCCTGGCGTTCGTCTGCATCGGGCTGGCGGATACCGTGCGTGACCGTGTATTCGATCGCGGTCAAATCGCCGCCCCAGATCCAGTCGTCGTCATTGAGGTTGGGATAGCCCAGCTCCTGGTTACCGGCCGCGCCCGAGCCGTGGCACTGCACGCAGTTCACCTTGAAGGCCGCCGCCCCTCCGCCGAGCGCGCTCTGCAGCAGTTCGGGATCGGCCGAGAGCTTTTCGATATCGGTAACCGCGATCCGCTCGTTCACCGACAGGCGCGCCTGGTCGGCAAGGCTGATCTCCTCGGCCAGCTGGCCGCGGCTCGACCAGCCGAGCAGGCCTTCGGTGGCCTTGCTGATCATCGGCAGGGCAGGATAGGCGATCACGTAGCCGATGGCCCATACGACCGTCGCGTAGAAGGTCCACAGCCACCAGCGCGGCAGCGGCGTGTTGAGCTCTTCGATACCGTCCCACTCGTGGCCGACATATTCCGTGCCGGTCGGTTCATCGATGCGCTTATTCGCCATCGTCTTGCCCCTCGAAAATGGAGTTGGCCGCGGTTTCGTTGCGGCTCTTGGCACCGGGCCGGAAGGGCCAGGCGCACAGGATCAGGAACAGCACCACCATGATGGCGAGGCCGTAGCTGTCGGCGAAATGGCGCAGGGTTTCGTAGTCGCTCACCGGCCCGTCTCCGTCGCAAGGGTTTCCTGCGCCGCGGCGCTGTCGACATCGACCAGCGTGCCGAGCATCTGGAGATAGGCGACCAGCGCATCCATCTCGGTCAAGCGGCCCGGGTTGCCGTCGAAATCACGGATCTGCGCCTTGGGATAGCGGGTCTCCAGATCGCCGGGGTCAAGGTCCGGATTGCCCTGGGCGGCAAGATCGGCATCGGCGCTCGCGATGTCTTCGTCACTGTAGGGCACACCGACCGTCCTCAGCGCAGCGAGATTGTCGCCCGCATCGGGAAATTTGAGCTCGGTTTTGCTGAGGAAGGCGTAGGACGGCATCACGCTTTCCGGCACCATCGCCTGCGGGTTTTCGAGGTGCTGGACGTGCCATTCGTCCGAGTAGCGTCCGCCCACACGCGCCAGGTCCGGCCCGGTACGCTTCGAGCCCCACTGGAAGGGGTGGTCGTACATGCTTTCCGCGGCGAGGCTGTAGTGTCCGTAGCGCTCCACCTCGTCGCGGAAAGGGCGGATCATCTGGCTGTGGCAGGTGTAGCACCCTTCACGGATGTAGATGTCCCGTCCCGCCAGCTCGAGCGGGGTATAGGGCCGCATGCCGTCCACTTCCTCGATCGTGTTGTCGATCCAGAACAGCGGCGCGATCTCGACAATGCCGCCGATGGTCACGGTCAGCAGGGTCGCCACCGCCATCAGCGTGACATTGCGTTCGAGGCGCTTGTGGCCCTTCACGGTCGCTTCCACATCGGGCGGTTCCTGCGAGAGGGGACGGGCCGCGATCGCGTCTTCGGGTTTATCGGTCATGGTCTCCTGGCTCCCTTATTCGGCCGGTACGGCGGTGGGAGGAATGGGGCGGTCGGCCTCTTCGTCATGCGGCGTCTCGGTCATCGGCGCTTCGTCGCGCACCCGGCCGGCCAGCGTCTGCCAGACGTTGAACAGCATGATCAGGAAGCCCGAGAGGTAGAGCAGGCCGCCGAAGGCACGCAGCAGGTACATGGGGTGCAGCGCGGCGACCGTGTCGGCAAAGCTGTTCACGAGGTAGCCGTCGGCACCGTATTCGCGCCACATCAGGCCCTGGGTGATGCCTGCCACCCACATGCTGGCGGCGTAGAAGACGATCCCCAGCGTCGCGAGCCAGAAGTGCCAGTTGATCATGCGCAGGCTGTAGAGCCGCTCACGCTTCCACAGGCGCGGCGCGAGGTAATAAACGCAGGCGAAGGTGATCATCCCGTTCCATCCCAGCGCGCCGGAATGGACGTGGCCAATGGTCCAGTCGGTGTAGTGCGACAGGCTGTTCACCGCCTTGATGCTCATCATCGGGCCTTCGAAGGTGCTCATGCCGTAGAAGGCGAGCGCCATCACCATCATGCGGATGATCGGGTCGGTGCGGACCTTGTCCCAGGCGCCGTTCAGCGTCATCAGGCCGTTGATCATGCCGCCCCAGCTGGGCATCCACAGCATCACCGAGAACACCATGCCCAGCGTCTGCGCCCAGTCGGGCAGCGCCGTGTAGTGAAGGTGGTGCGGACCTGCCCAGATGTAGAGGAAGATCAGCGACCAGAAGTGGATGATCGACAGGCGGTAGGAATAGACCGGGCGTTCGGCCTGCTTGGGCACGAAGTAGTACATCATCGCGAGGAAGCCTGCGGTCAGGAAGAAGCCGACCGCGTTATGGCCGTACCACCACTGGGTCAGCGCATCCTGCACGCCGGCAAAGGCGCTGTAGCTGCGCGAGCCGAGGAAGCTGACCGGCACCGCGAGGTTGTTGACCACGTGGAGCATGGCCACGGTGATGATGAAGGCGAGGAAGAACCAGTTCGCCACGTAGATGTGGGGTTCCTTGCGCTTCACGATCGTGGCGACGAAGACGATCAGGTAGCAGACCCAGACGATCGTCAGCCACAGGTCGACGTACCATTCGGGCTCGGCGTATTCCTTCGACTGGGTGACCCCCAGCAGGTAGCCGGTCGCGGCCAGCACGATGAACAGCTGGTATCCCCAGAAGACGAAGCGGGCCATGCCGGGCAGCGCCAGGCGCGCGCGACACGTGCGCTGGACGACATAGAGGCTCGTGGCCAGCAGCGCGTTGCCGCCAAAGGCGAAGATCACCGCGCTCGTGTGCAGCGGCCTGACGCGCCCGAAATTCAGATAGGGCTCGAAGTTGAGCTGCGGGAAGGCCAGCTGGAGCGCGATGAAGAGGCCCGCAAGGAAGCCCGCTAGGCCCCAGAACAGGGTTGCCAGCGTCGCCCAGCGTACCACGTCATCGTCATAGGTCGATTGCGCATTTGGCGCAGCGAGGATGCCGAGCTTGGCCGACGGGTCGAAGCCCGAGGCCGAAACCCAGATCATCACGAACGCCACAATGGCAATAATCGTCGCGTGCGCGGCAAAGCCCGCGTCGCGCGCCGCCACGATGGCCGCCAGGGCAAGGAGCATTACTCCGAACCACAGGCCTATCCGGCCCAGGGCTTTCTCCGCATGCATGTCAGTCTCCGTCCATTTCCCGTCCGCCCTAGGCCGCGCCCGGCCGGCGAACATTGATCCAGCGCAAAATTGGCAAAGGTCCTCAGCGACCCACTTCAAGAAAGCCCGCTCGGGCGGCGAGAGCGGCGGGATCGCGCAGTGTCACGCCCGATCGTCCCGTGGTCTCCACCAGCCCTTCCTCGCGCAGCAGAGTGAACTGCCGGCTGACCGTTTCGATGGTCAGGCCGAGGCTTTCGGCAATGTCCCGCCGCGACATGGGCAGGTCGAGCGCGACGCCGTCCTCCGTGTGCCGGCCGATCCGCTCGGCAATCGACAAGAGGTAGCTGGCAAGGCGTTCCGGCGCGCTCTTGCGCCCAAGGCCAATGGATTTCTCGCGGCAGCGCGCCAGCGAGAGGCGAGCCGCGCTCAGAAGGTTGCCCATCACCGCTGCGTTGCCTTGGCAAATCCCGATGAGCGCCTCGTAGCCGATGGCCTCGATCCGGCACGGCTCAAGCGCCACCAGCGAATAGGCGTGGGCCGAACGCGCGGGCACGCAGACCAGGTCACCCGCAAACTGAAAGGCGACGATCTGATCGCGTGCATCCGACGCATGGGCGACGAGCTTCATTGACCCCTTGGCGATGAAGACAAGCCGGTCGCCGCGCTCGCCCAAGGATGCGCGCTCGTCTTTCTCCACGCAAAGGCCGTCGGTTTCGGCCAATAGGGCCAGGTGGAGGCCGTCGCGCCGATCATCGGCGCCAAGCCGCGCCATCAGGGATTCGGGTCTGTCGAGGGTTTGAACCATGCGCCGCTGGTTGGCGCACGCCTTCGCGCCATTCCTTGATCTCCGTCAAAGACCGGGCCGGGGGCTTCGGCAAGAGAGCGGCCAGGGCGAAGCAAACATCCTGGACCGCACGGGGCGGTCGCTGCTTCGCAAGGATGGACAATTCCATGAAGACCAAGACCGCTGCCCTGATCGGTGCGCTGGCCTGCCTCGCATCGCCTTCTGTCGCGCTGGCCGAAGCCGGCGACGTACAGGTCAAACTGCTCGGCACCTATGTCGCGCCCGATGGCAAGATCACCGATGTGAATGTCGATCTCGTCGGCCTGCCCGCGACCACGCAGACCGAAGCCAACGACAATGTCGTGCCGACGGTGGCCATCGAATACTTCTTCACCGACAATTTCTCTGTGGAGACGATCTGTTGCTTCACGCAGCACGATGTGGACGCCGTGTCCGGCCTGCCGGGTGCCGAGCTGGTTTCGAACGCGCGCCTTATCCCGGCGACGTTCACGGCCAAGTACCACATCCCCGCTGGCGGCGTGACGCCCTATGTCGGTGCAGGCGTCACCTACTTCCTCTGGATCAGCGACAAGCCGGGCGCGGC
It includes:
- the ccoP gene encoding cytochrome-c oxidase, cbb3-type subunit III, whose product is MANKRIDEPTGTEYVGHEWDGIEELNTPLPRWWLWTFYATVVWAIGYVIAYPALPMISKATEGLLGWSSRGQLAEEISLADQARLSVNERIAVTDIEKLSADPELLQSALGGGAAAFKVNCVQCHGSGAAGNQELGYPNLNDDDWIWGGDLTAIEYTVTHGIRQPDADERQGAMPAFEGMFDRDQLASLVQHVQSLSGRADPDPIGAQAYADNCAICHGPVGEGDRTLGAPRLNDAIWLRGGSADAIRAQILNPKMGAMPGWKDRLDPVTIKMLTVYVHSLGGGEDFVELPEEEPAAEVDEQP
- a CDS encoding cbb3-type cytochrome oxidase subunit 3 — its product is MSDYETLRHFADSYGLAIMVVLFLILCAWPFRPGAKSRNETAANSIFEGQDDGE
- the ccoO gene encoding cytochrome-c oxidase, cbb3-type subunit II, producing the protein MAVATLLTVTIGGIVEIAPLFWIDNTIEEVDGMRPYTPLELAGRDIYIREGCYTCHSQMIRPFRDEVERYGHYSLAAESMYDHPFQWGSKRTGPDLARVGGRYSDEWHVQHLENPQAMVPESVMPSYAFLSKTELKFPDAGDNLAALRTVGVPYSDEDIASADADLAAQGNPDLDPGDLETRYPKAQIRDFDGNPGRLTEMDALVAYLQMLGTLVDVDSAAAQETLATETGR
- the ccoN gene encoding cytochrome-c oxidase, cbb3-type subunit I — its product is MHAEKALGRIGLWFGVMLLALAAIVAARDAGFAAHATIIAIVAFVMIWVSASGFDPSAKLGILAAPNAQSTYDDDVVRWATLATLFWGLAGFLAGLFIALQLAFPQLNFEPYLNFGRVRPLHTSAVIFAFGGNALLATSLYVVQRTCRARLALPGMARFVFWGYQLFIVLAATGYLLGVTQSKEYAEPEWYVDLWLTIVWVCYLIVFVATIVKRKEPHIYVANWFFLAFIITVAMLHVVNNLAVPVSFLGSRSYSAFAGVQDALTQWWYGHNAVGFFLTAGFLAMMYYFVPKQAERPVYSYRLSIIHFWSLIFLYIWAGPHHLHYTALPDWAQTLGMVFSVMLWMPSWGGMINGLMTLNGAWDKVRTDPIIRMMVMALAFYGMSTFEGPMMSIKAVNSLSHYTDWTIGHVHSGALGWNGMITFACVYYLAPRLWKRERLYSLRMINWHFWLATLGIVFYAASMWVAGITQGLMWREYGADGYLVNSFADTVAALHPMYLLRAFGGLLYLSGFLIMLFNVWQTLAGRVRDEAPMTETPHDEEADRPIPPTAVPAE
- a CDS encoding helix-turn-helix domain-containing protein; this encodes MARLGADDRRDGLHLALLAETDGLCVEKDERASLGERGDRLVFIAKGSMKLVAHASDARDQIVAFQFAGDLVCVPARSAHAYSLVALEPCRIEAIGYEALIGICQGNAAVMGNLLSAARLSLARCREKSIGLGRKSAPERLASYLLSIAERIGRHTEDGVALDLPMSRRDIAESLGLTIETVSRQFTLLREEGLVETTGRSGVTLRDPAALAARAGFLEVGR
- a CDS encoding OmpW/AlkL family protein, with protein sequence MKTKTAALIGALACLASPSVALAEAGDVQVKLLGTYVAPDGKITDVNVDLVGLPATTQTEANDNVVPTVAIEYFFTDNFSVETICCFTQHDVDAVSGLPGAELVSNARLIPATFTAKYHIPAGGVTPYVGAGVTYFLWISDKPGAATVPLGVTDTDLSDEFGFVLQAGFDIPVGDSGFGVSLDAKKYFVDTTARWYAGNTLAIETEHKLDPWVLSAGVSYRF